A section of the Falco biarmicus isolate bFalBia1 chromosome 3, bFalBia1.pri, whole genome shotgun sequence genome encodes:
- the PRL gene encoding prolactin produces MPVLADLQDERYAQGRGFITKAVNGCHTSSLTTPEDKEQAQQTHHEDLLNLILGVLRSWNDPLIHLASEVQRIKEAPETILWKAVEIEEQNKRLLEGMEKIVGRVHSGEIGNEIYPQWEGLPSLQLADEDSRLFAFYNLLHCLRRDSHKIDNYLKLLKCRLIHDGNC; encoded by the exons ATGCCTGTCCTTGCTGATCTGCAGGATGAACGCTATGCTCAGGGCCGGGGTTTTATTACAAAAGCTGTTAATGGCTGCCACACATCCTCCTTAACCACTCCTGAAGATAAGGAGCAAGCTCAGCAGACTCAT CATGAAGACCTACTGAATTTAATACTGGGAGTGCTGCGCTCCTGGAATGATCCCCTGATCCATCTTGCCTCTGAAGTACAAAGAATCAAAGAAGCTCCAGAAACCATCCTCTGGAAGGCTGTAGAGATTGAAGAACAAAACAAGCGTCTTCTAGAAGGAATGGAGAAAATAGTTGGGCGG GTTCATTCTGGTGAGATCGGAAATGAAATTTACCCTCAATGGGAAGGCCTTCCATCCCTGCAACTCGCGGATGAGGACTCCAGGCTCTTTGCCTTTTACAACCTGCTGCATTGCCTCCGCCGAGATTCCCACAAAATTGACAACTACCTCAAGCTTCTGAAGTGCCGTCTAATCCACGATGGCAATTGTTAA